A single region of the Salarchaeum japonicum genome encodes:
- a CDS encoding segregation and condensation protein A, with the protein MSENPEDALAIAGHEEREPPSGANADATDLFDADESDDDEVEPVELLVQLAKEGEIEPWDIDIVDVTDAFLERLDEADLRTSGRALFYASVLLRMKSDALLEPDEPDEPEEPEPAPWDAPEATDDGMPGFDPVDALEAEMDRRLERKDARGTPETLDELVRSLREAERGSWWKESRTYDTDSSPQGFRRGTQTLDYHTGDDMRLDDEPTEAEALGTAHEEDIEATIEDVNDALGERFDRGRDEVLYEEIADAGGTRVETFLALLFLAHRGSVYLEQDELFDDLWVSRA; encoded by the coding sequence ATGAGTGAGAACCCCGAGGACGCGCTCGCTATCGCCGGCCACGAGGAAAGGGAGCCGCCATCGGGCGCGAACGCGGACGCGACCGACCTGTTCGACGCCGACGAGAGCGACGACGACGAAGTGGAGCCGGTCGAACTGCTCGTGCAGTTGGCGAAAGAGGGCGAGATAGAGCCGTGGGACATCGACATCGTGGACGTGACGGACGCGTTCCTCGAACGCCTCGACGAGGCCGACCTCCGCACGTCCGGCCGCGCGCTGTTCTACGCGAGCGTCCTCCTCCGCATGAAGTCGGACGCGCTCCTGGAGCCGGACGAGCCCGACGAACCCGAGGAGCCGGAGCCCGCGCCGTGGGACGCGCCCGAAGCGACGGACGACGGGATGCCCGGGTTCGACCCCGTGGACGCGCTGGAGGCCGAGATGGATCGGCGGCTCGAACGCAAGGACGCCCGCGGGACGCCCGAGACGCTGGACGAACTCGTGCGGAGCCTCCGGGAGGCCGAGCGCGGGTCGTGGTGGAAGGAATCCCGGACGTACGACACGGACTCCTCCCCGCAGGGGTTCCGGCGGGGGACGCAGACGCTCGACTACCACACGGGCGACGACATGCGGCTGGACGACGAGCCGACCGAGGCGGAGGCGCTCGGCACCGCGCACGAGGAGGACATCGAGGCGACCATCGAGGACGTAAACGACGCGCTCGGCGAGCGGTTTGACCGCGGGCGGGACGAAGTCCTCTACGAGGAAATCGCGGACGCGGGCGGGACGCGGGTGGAGACGTTCCTCGCGCTCCTCTTCCTCGCGCACCGCGGGAGCGTCTACTTAGAACAGGACGAGTTGTTCGACGACCTCTGGGTCAGTCGAGCGTGA
- a CDS encoding DUF7504 family protein has protein sequence MESDATRAESFAARLADLKRTGCAVLVRGDTRGTNGVCDRLLGDPSLDRRSVVVSTSDADRALTVRDGRDLSSDQFGVVDASGGEYTRSAVAASGSTAALPEPDAAQTWRTTVDDRTAFPDVLAAIDDHIDRLFPRDPGAGELRVCLHTLDALLDAVDGGETTEEDLFRFLQLLTARVRESDGILHAHVAAGIPERHLAVYEPLFDATIDAESRPGGGVRQKWRLHDSGLESAWLTLD, from the coding sequence ATGGAATCAGACGCGACCCGCGCCGAATCGTTCGCCGCCCGTCTCGCAGACCTCAAGCGAACGGGCTGTGCGGTTCTCGTTCGCGGTGACACGCGCGGGACGAACGGCGTCTGTGACCGCCTCCTCGGCGACCCCTCGCTCGACCGCCGGAGCGTCGTCGTCTCCACGAGCGACGCCGACCGCGCGCTCACCGTCCGCGACGGCCGCGACCTCTCAAGCGACCAGTTCGGCGTCGTCGACGCGTCCGGCGGCGAGTACACGCGCTCCGCGGTCGCGGCCAGCGGCTCGACGGCCGCGCTCCCGGAACCCGACGCCGCGCAGACGTGGCGCACCACCGTGGACGACCGCACCGCGTTCCCCGACGTGCTCGCGGCCATCGACGACCACATCGACCGCCTCTTCCCCCGCGACCCGGGCGCGGGCGAACTCCGCGTCTGCCTCCACACGCTCGACGCGCTCCTCGACGCGGTGGACGGCGGCGAAACCACGGAAGAAGACTTGTTCCGGTTCCTCCAACTCCTGACGGCGCGCGTCCGCGAGAGCGACGGCATCCTCCACGCGCACGTCGCCGCCGGCATCCCGGAACGCCATCTCGCGGTCTACGAACCCCTGTTCGACGCGACTATCGACGCCGAATCCCGGCCGGGCGGCGGCGTCCGGCAGAAGTGGCGACTCCACGACTCCGGACTGGAGTCCGCGTGGCTCACGCTCGACTGA
- the mtnP gene encoding S-methyl-5'-thioadenosine phosphorylase, whose product MIGFIGGSGIYEALPLSNVTEHEVSTPYGDPSAPVTVGEFGDTGTEVAFLPRHGPDHQREPTNLPYRANIYALKELGVERVLASNAVGSLREDLPPQTLVVPDQIFDRTKHRDSSFFGDGIVVHQPFAEPYCPHMVDHLHDAASEATDADAEKGGTYVCIEGPQYSTKAESEFYRAQGWDLVGMTAIPEAKLAREAEMCYATVAGVTDYDVWKEDSEVTLEEVLENAAANETAIKQTIEHAIETLPDARECDCGHSLEGTVNTPTDAIPAETRERVDIFVGDYL is encoded by the coding sequence ATGATAGGCTTCATCGGCGGGAGCGGTATCTACGAGGCCCTCCCCCTGTCGAACGTCACGGAACACGAGGTATCGACGCCGTACGGCGACCCGAGCGCGCCCGTCACCGTCGGCGAGTTCGGCGACACCGGAACCGAGGTCGCGTTCCTGCCGCGGCACGGCCCCGACCACCAGCGCGAACCGACGAACCTCCCCTACCGCGCGAACATCTACGCGCTGAAGGAACTCGGCGTCGAGCGCGTGCTCGCGTCGAACGCGGTGGGGAGCCTCCGCGAGGACTTGCCGCCGCAGACGCTCGTGGTTCCCGACCAGATTTTCGACCGCACCAAGCACCGCGACTCCTCCTTTTTCGGGGACGGTATCGTCGTCCACCAGCCGTTCGCGGAACCGTACTGTCCGCACATGGTCGACCACCTGCACGACGCCGCGAGCGAGGCGACGGACGCCGACGCGGAGAAGGGCGGGACGTACGTCTGCATCGAGGGCCCGCAGTACTCCACGAAGGCCGAATCCGAGTTCTACCGCGCGCAGGGATGGGATCTCGTCGGCATGACCGCTATTCCGGAGGCGAAGCTCGCGCGCGAGGCCGAGATGTGTTACGCGACCGTCGCCGGCGTCACCGACTACGACGTGTGGAAGGAGGACAGCGAGGTCACGCTCGAAGAGGTTCTGGAGAACGCCGCCGCGAACGAGACGGCGATCAAGCAGACAATCGAGCACGCCATCGAGACGCTCCCCGACGCGCGGGAGTGTGACTGCGGGCACAGCCTCGAAGGGACGGTGAACACGCCGACGGACGCCATCCCCGCGGAGACCCGGGAGCGCGTGGACATCTTCGTCGGCGACTACCTCTAA
- a CDS encoding CopG family ribbon-helix-helix protein translates to MRTSFNIPDEVVAEFDRVWQDEGLANRSRAVREAMQEYVEAHDRLEAMTGEVVALVGFDYRHHEVIEELHGVQHEYQDVILNTSHTHQGEWCLESLFCRGDVARVRELTYRLRDFDGVRRVKHMLIRAD, encoded by the coding sequence ATGCGGACGAGTTTCAACATCCCGGACGAGGTGGTCGCGGAGTTCGACCGCGTCTGGCAGGACGAGGGGTTGGCGAACCGCTCGCGGGCGGTCAGGGAGGCGATGCAGGAGTACGTGGAGGCGCACGACCGACTGGAGGCGATGACGGGCGAGGTGGTGGCGCTCGTCGGATTCGACTACCGCCACCACGAGGTCATCGAGGAACTGCACGGCGTCCAGCACGAGTACCAGGACGTGATACTGAACACGAGCCACACCCATCAGGGCGAGTGGTGTCTCGAATCCCTGTTCTGTCGGGGGGACGTGGCGCGCGTCCGCGAACTCACCTATCGCTTGCGGGACTTCGACGGCGTGCGCCGCGTGAAACACATGCTGATTCGCGCCGACTAG
- a CDS encoding phosphoribosyltransferase, which translates to MSDLPDDFKCTITNWEYIYGLCRDVSDQVKRDEFEPDVVVALARGGWFAGRCLCDFLGLNDLTSLKMEHYVGTAQKSGEPEVRYPMPEGSVEDKDVLIIDDIADTGGSIERAHEYVDERNANEVRTATLQLLGTSEYDPDFVGERLEDWAWIVYPWNFIEDMIDIIEGVMERADTATFSRADIRHYLSEYHDIERIEMEIAQPDRLDEVLEEMVRRDALVKTSDDEWMRRADA; encoded by the coding sequence ATGAGCGACCTCCCGGACGATTTCAAGTGCACTATCACGAACTGGGAGTACATCTACGGTCTCTGCCGGGACGTCAGCGACCAGGTCAAGCGCGACGAGTTCGAACCGGACGTGGTCGTCGCGCTCGCGCGCGGCGGCTGGTTCGCCGGTCGCTGTCTCTGTGACTTCCTCGGACTGAACGACCTCACGAGCCTGAAGATGGAACACTACGTCGGCACCGCCCAGAAGTCGGGCGAACCCGAAGTCCGCTATCCGATGCCGGAAGGCTCCGTCGAGGACAAGGACGTCCTCATCATCGACGACATCGCGGACACCGGCGGCTCCATCGAGCGCGCCCACGAGTACGTGGACGAGCGCAACGCCAACGAGGTTCGTACCGCGACCCTCCAGCTCCTCGGGACGAGCGAGTACGACCCCGACTTCGTCGGCGAACGCCTCGAAGACTGGGCGTGGATCGTCTACCCCTGGAACTTCATCGAGGACATGATAGACATCATCGAGGGCGTGATGGAGCGCGCCGACACCGCCACGTTCTCCCGCGCCGACATCCGCCACTACCTCTCCGAGTACCACGACATCGAACGCATCGAGATGGAGATCGCCCAGCCCGACCGACTGGACGAAGTCCTGGAGGAGATGGTGCGGCGGGACGCGCTCGTGAAGACGAGCGACGACGAGTGGATGCGGCGCGCGGACGCCTAG
- a CDS encoding DUF7522 family protein encodes MDPNDQRFVRWLREDVGSALRGVLSYHGSEFEVHYLRADLKEDDAWRSNVRADLPDLVELARREHAANDLGLFGDFSGTVRVFSNAVLVQLPVADDAGYGVSVDTDVTPSVVGFMNTATAHIEQERD; translated from the coding sequence ATGGATCCGAACGACCAACGGTTCGTGCGATGGCTCCGGGAGGACGTCGGGAGCGCGCTCCGCGGCGTCCTCTCCTACCACGGAAGCGAGTTCGAGGTTCACTACCTCCGCGCCGACCTCAAGGAGGACGACGCCTGGCGCAGTAACGTCCGCGCCGACCTCCCCGACCTCGTGGAACTTGCGCGCCGCGAACACGCCGCGAACGACCTCGGCCTCTTCGGGGACTTCTCGGGCACCGTCCGCGTGTTCTCGAACGCCGTCCTCGTCCAACTCCCCGTCGCCGACGACGCGGGCTACGGCGTCAGCGTCGACACCGACGTGACGCCGAGCGTCGTCGGATTCATGAACACCGCGACCGCCCACATCGAACAGGAGCGCGACTGA
- a CDS encoding DUF3887 domain-containing protein, whose product MRRPTRRDALRAGAAGLLALAGCQGDSATTATTTDPTATTGTSATTTGATTTTDPERQRETAVRFVSLLADGAYEDAHGMLSASVREQLSAAGLRSAWEQTTAADGAFVGVAGVTRTTSQGYDVLVVRAQFEAGVVAVQVTFDAADIVGLYFVPVAGEYTPPEYADESAFAEREVALDSPACSLGATVTVPNGGADAGVVLVHGSGPHDRDETIGPNKPFRDLAWGLASRGVAVLRYEKRTYACDAAATDLDFEALVVADALTALSRLRAETDVSRTAVVGHSLGAYAAPRIAARDGDADAFLLAAPSRPLYELVPAQVAYLAELDGTVTDAEREQLTAARETADRLAAGDYAGGGFSWSADFWRAVADYDPVETASGLDADVYALQGGRDYQVSATADFPAWRDALPENRARLYDALNHLFMPGEGPPNPGEYVAEGHVAASVVTDLAGWLGGKDGTRARRNGRV is encoded by the coding sequence ATGAGACGACCGACGCGGCGGGACGCGCTCCGCGCGGGCGCGGCGGGACTACTCGCGCTCGCCGGCTGCCAGGGCGACAGCGCGACGACGGCGACGACGACCGACCCGACGGCGACGACCGGGACGAGCGCAACCACGACGGGCGCGACCACGACGACCGACCCCGAGCGCCAGCGCGAGACGGCGGTGCGGTTCGTCAGCCTGCTCGCGGACGGCGCGTACGAGGACGCGCACGGCATGCTGTCGGCGTCGGTGCGCGAGCAACTGTCCGCGGCGGGCCTGCGGTCGGCGTGGGAGCAGACCACCGCCGCGGACGGCGCGTTCGTCGGCGTGGCGGGCGTGACGCGCACGACGAGCCAGGGGTACGACGTGTTGGTGGTGCGCGCGCAGTTCGAGGCCGGCGTCGTCGCGGTGCAGGTGACGTTCGACGCGGCCGACATCGTCGGTCTCTACTTCGTGCCGGTCGCGGGCGAGTACACGCCGCCGGAGTACGCGGACGAGTCGGCGTTCGCGGAGCGCGAGGTCGCGCTCGACAGCCCCGCGTGCTCGCTCGGCGCGACGGTGACGGTGCCGAACGGGGGCGCGGACGCCGGCGTCGTGCTCGTCCACGGGTCCGGCCCGCACGACCGCGACGAGACCATCGGCCCGAACAAGCCGTTCAGAGACCTCGCGTGGGGGCTGGCGTCCCGCGGCGTCGCCGTGCTCCGGTACGAGAAACGGACGTACGCGTGCGACGCCGCGGCGACCGACCTCGACTTCGAGGCGCTCGTCGTCGCGGACGCGCTGACGGCGCTCTCGCGGCTCCGCGCGGAAACCGACGTGTCGCGGACGGCCGTGGTCGGGCACAGCCTCGGCGCGTACGCCGCGCCCCGAATCGCCGCCCGGGACGGGGACGCGGACGCGTTCCTGCTCGCCGCGCCGTCCCGACCGCTCTACGAACTCGTCCCCGCCCAGGTCGCGTACCTCGCGGAGCTCGACGGCACCGTCACGGACGCCGAGCGCGAGCAACTGACCGCGGCCCGCGAGACCGCCGACCGCCTCGCCGCCGGCGACTACGCGGGCGGCGGGTTCTCGTGGAGCGCCGACTTCTGGCGCGCGGTCGCGGACTACGACCCCGTCGAAACCGCGAGCGGCCTCGACGCCGACGTGTACGCGCTCCAGGGCGGCCGGGACTACCAGGTGAGCGCGACCGCGGACTTTCCCGCGTGGCGGGACGCCCTCCCCGAGAACCGCGCCCGGCTCTACGACGCCCTGAACCACCTGTTCATGCCGGGGGAGGGCCCGCCGAACCCCGGCGAGTACGTCGCGGAGGGACACGTCGCGGCGTCCGTGGTCACCGACCTCGCGGGCTGGCTCGGAGGGAAAGACGGAACACGCGCCCGGCGGAACGGACGGGTATGA
- a CDS encoding PhzF family phenazine biosynthesis protein: MSESVRAFLVDAFADEPCAGNPAGVVPDADGLSAEQMLAVASELGASETAFVRESETADRRVRYFSPTTEVDLCGHATIASHARLFESDRIDAGTHTLETNVGTLDIELTESGTVWMTQNPPEVRQVALDGERVASALGVPASALVADLPFAVASTGLPFLVVGVEFLSDLGDASPDFDALEALCEDVDAEGVYAFTFDTLSGGADVHGRAFCPLLGIDEDPVTGTASGATAAYLDHVGAFRGGGESPAATDVSLEGDGFPDELVFEQGHFLDRPGTVRATVDGATVRVGGTATTALDGTLRVPDDESDEILEA, from the coding sequence ATGAGTGAGAGCGTGCGGGCGTTCCTCGTGGACGCGTTCGCGGACGAACCCTGCGCGGGGAACCCCGCGGGAGTCGTGCCGGACGCCGACGGGCTGAGTGCGGAGCAGATGCTCGCGGTCGCGTCCGAGTTGGGGGCGAGCGAGACGGCGTTCGTCCGGGAGAGCGAGACGGCAGACCGCCGCGTCCGGTACTTCTCCCCGACGACCGAGGTGGACTTGTGCGGGCACGCGACGATTGCGAGCCACGCCCGGCTCTTCGAGAGCGACCGCATCGACGCGGGGACGCACACGCTGGAGACGAACGTCGGCACGCTCGACATCGAACTCACGGAGTCGGGGACGGTGTGGATGACGCAGAACCCGCCCGAAGTTCGGCAGGTCGCGCTCGACGGCGAGCGGGTCGCGTCGGCGCTCGGCGTCCCGGCGTCGGCGCTCGTGGCCGACCTGCCGTTCGCGGTCGCCTCCACGGGCCTGCCGTTCCTCGTCGTCGGCGTGGAGTTCCTCTCCGATTTGGGGGACGCCAGCCCCGACTTCGACGCGCTCGAAGCGCTCTGCGAGGACGTGGACGCGGAGGGCGTGTACGCGTTCACGTTCGACACGCTGAGCGGCGGCGCGGACGTGCACGGCCGCGCGTTCTGCCCCCTGCTCGGCATCGACGAAGACCCCGTGACGGGCACGGCGAGCGGCGCGACCGCGGCCTACCTCGACCACGTCGGCGCGTTCCGCGGCGGCGGCGAGAGCCCCGCCGCGACGGACGTGTCGCTGGAGGGAGACGGGTTCCCGGACGAACTCGTGTTCGAGCAGGGCCACTTCCTCGACCGCCCCGGCACCGTTCGCGCGACCGTGGACGGCGCGACGGTTCGCGTCGGCGGCACCGCGACCACCGCGCTCGACGGCACGCTCCGCGTGCCGGACGACGAGAGCGACGAGATACTGGAAGCCTAG
- the ppsA gene encoding pyruvate, water dikinase gives MAVRWLADVRADDIESVGGKGASLGELTDAGLPVPPGFVVTADTYRAFIEETGIEEELFEAVDVDPEDSAALAEAESRAKELVLDTELPADIREEVLAAYGDLDDGAAFVAVRSSATAEDLPDASFAGQQETFLNVTRDDLVDRVKRCWASLFTQRAIYYRQEQGFEHSKVNIAVVVQRMVDAEKSGVMFTSHPSTGAEKVIVEAAWGLGEAVVSGSVSPDNYVVDRATGEVEDVTVADKKVMHVKDPETGETVERAVPDEKRTERVLSDDEIQELVTLGERVEDHYDSPQDVEWAMAGGETYMLQSRPITTIDEDAEPEAAASGDGESLVSGLGASPGIASGAVRVVGKLDQLDKVGEGDVIVTEMTTPDMVPAMKRAAGIVTDEGGMTSHAAIVSRELGCPAVVGTGNGTDVLADDQIVTIDGDKGTVREGRPEKEEETEPIEEARPKTPVKPMTATEVKVNVSIPEAAERAAATGADGVGLLRMEHMILSTNKTPDKYVADHGVRAYVDEIVEGVRGVAEEFYPRPVRVRTLDAPTDEFRQLEGGQDEPHEHNPMLGYRGIRRSLDEPDVFEHELEAFKRLYEQGYDNVEIMFPLVNDASDVYGAKRLMEKVGIDTGKRTWGVMVETPASALTIDEMADTGIDFASFGTNDLTQYTLAVDRNNENVADRFDELHPAVLKLIGQTIETCREHDIETSICGQAGSKPEMVNFLVEKGVSSISANIDAVRDVQHEVKRTEQRLILDSVR, from the coding sequence ATGGCTGTACGCTGGCTGGCGGACGTACGGGCCGACGACATCGAGAGTGTCGGCGGCAAGGGCGCGTCTCTCGGCGAACTCACGGACGCCGGGCTCCCGGTTCCGCCGGGGTTCGTGGTGACGGCGGACACGTACCGCGCGTTCATCGAGGAGACGGGCATCGAGGAGGAACTGTTCGAGGCGGTGGACGTCGACCCGGAGGATTCGGCGGCGCTCGCGGAGGCGGAGTCCCGCGCGAAGGAACTCGTCCTCGACACGGAACTCCCCGCGGACATCCGCGAGGAGGTGCTGGCGGCGTACGGCGACCTGGACGACGGGGCGGCGTTCGTCGCGGTGCGGTCGTCCGCCACGGCGGAGGACTTGCCGGACGCGAGTTTCGCGGGCCAGCAGGAGACGTTCCTGAACGTCACGCGCGACGACCTCGTGGACAGGGTGAAGCGGTGCTGGGCGTCGCTGTTCACGCAGCGCGCCATCTACTACCGGCAGGAGCAGGGGTTCGAGCACTCGAAGGTGAACATCGCGGTTGTCGTCCAGCGGATGGTGGACGCGGAGAAGTCGGGCGTGATGTTCACGAGCCATCCCTCGACGGGCGCGGAGAAGGTCATCGTCGAGGCCGCGTGGGGGCTCGGTGAGGCCGTCGTCTCCGGGTCGGTGAGTCCGGACAACTACGTCGTCGACCGCGCGACCGGCGAGGTCGAGGACGTGACCGTCGCGGACAAGAAGGTGATGCACGTGAAAGACCCGGAGACGGGCGAGACCGTCGAGCGCGCGGTGCCCGACGAGAAGCGCACCGAGCGCGTGCTGTCGGACGACGAGATTCAGGAGCTCGTGACGCTCGGCGAGCGCGTCGAAGACCACTACGACAGCCCGCAGGACGTGGAGTGGGCGATGGCGGGCGGCGAGACGTACATGCTCCAGTCCCGCCCCATCACGACCATCGACGAGGACGCGGAACCCGAGGCGGCGGCGTCCGGGGACGGCGAGAGCCTCGTCTCGGGACTGGGCGCGAGCCCGGGTATCGCGTCGGGCGCGGTGCGCGTGGTCGGGAAGCTCGACCAGCTCGACAAGGTCGGAGAGGGCGACGTCATCGTGACGGAGATGACGACGCCGGACATGGTGCCGGCGATGAAGCGCGCGGCCGGCATCGTGACGGACGAGGGCGGGATGACGAGTCACGCCGCCATCGTCAGCCGCGAACTCGGCTGTCCCGCGGTCGTCGGCACCGGGAACGGCACGGACGTGTTGGCGGACGACCAAATCGTGACCATCGACGGCGACAAGGGCACCGTCCGCGAGGGCCGCCCCGAGAAGGAGGAGGAGACGGAGCCCATCGAGGAGGCGCGCCCGAAGACGCCCGTGAAGCCGATGACGGCGACGGAGGTGAAGGTGAACGTCTCCATCCCGGAAGCGGCGGAGCGCGCGGCCGCGACGGGCGCTGACGGCGTCGGCCTCCTGCGGATGGAGCACATGATTCTCTCCACGAACAAGACGCCCGATAAGTACGTCGCAGACCACGGCGTCCGCGCGTACGTGGACGAAATCGTGGAGGGCGTGCGCGGCGTCGCGGAGGAGTTCTACCCGCGGCCCGTCCGGGTGCGGACGCTCGACGCGCCGACGGACGAGTTCCGGCAACTGGAGGGCGGCCAGGACGAACCGCACGAGCACAATCCCATGCTCGGCTATCGCGGGATTCGACGGAGTCTCGACGAGCCGGACGTGTTCGAGCACGAACTGGAGGCGTTCAAGCGACTGTACGAGCAGGGGTACGACAACGTCGAAATCATGTTCCCGCTCGTGAACGACGCGAGCGACGTGTACGGCGCGAAGCGCCTGATGGAGAAGGTCGGCATCGACACCGGGAAGCGAACGTGGGGCGTGATGGTGGAGACGCCGGCGTCCGCGCTCACCATCGACGAGATGGCGGACACGGGCATCGACTTCGCGTCGTTCGGCACGAACGACCTCACCCAGTACACGCTCGCCGTGGACAGGAACAACGAGAACGTCGCCGACCGGTTCGACGAACTCCACCCCGCGGTGTTGAAGCTCATCGGACAGACCATCGAGACCTGCCGCGAGCACGACATCGAGACGAGCATCTGCGGGCAGGCGGGGTCGAAGCCGGAGATGGTGAACTTCCTCGTGGAGAAGGGCGTGTCGAGCATCTCCGCGAACATCGACGCGGTGCGGGACGTCCAGCACGAAGTGAAGCGCACCGAACAGCGCCTCATCCTCGATTCGGTGCGCTGA
- the mfnA gene encoding tyrosine decarboxylase MfnA produces the protein MDAAPQDFTRVLSSMCTVPHPDARDAAATFLADNPGDPATYPAVSELEDEVVGMLGEITNLDDPQGYVASGGTEANMQAVRAARDLADTDSPNVVAPESAHFSFPKAADVLGVELRLVPVDDDRRANLDAVQAAVDSDTAMVVGVAGTTEFGRVDPIPALGDVAADADALFHVDAAWGGFCLPFAEYDWDFADAPVDTMTIDPHKMGRAPIPAGGFLARDASVLDALAVDTPYLETTGQATLTGTRSGAGVAGAHAAISALWPQGYRENYERGMENARWLVSELRSRDYDAIDPTLPLVAFDLPPGEFDALRERDWRISRTASGETRVVCMPHVTREMLTDFLAALDDVRAGTTVSAREC, from the coding sequence ATGGACGCCGCGCCGCAGGACTTCACTCGCGTCCTCTCCTCGATGTGCACGGTTCCGCATCCGGACGCGCGCGACGCGGCAGCGACATTTCTCGCGGACAACCCCGGCGACCCCGCGACCTATCCCGCAGTGTCCGAACTGGAGGACGAGGTCGTGGGGATGCTGGGTGAGATTACGAACCTCGACGACCCCCAGGGGTACGTCGCGTCCGGGGGGACGGAGGCGAACATGCAGGCGGTGCGGGCGGCGCGCGACCTCGCCGACACCGACAGCCCGAACGTCGTCGCGCCGGAGAGCGCGCACTTCAGCTTCCCGAAGGCGGCGGACGTGCTCGGCGTCGAACTCCGCCTCGTGCCCGTGGACGACGACCGGCGCGCGAACCTCGACGCCGTGCAGGCCGCGGTCGATTCCGACACCGCGATGGTCGTCGGCGTCGCCGGGACGACGGAGTTCGGCCGCGTGGACCCGATTCCCGCGCTCGGGGACGTGGCGGCGGATGCGGACGCGCTGTTCCACGTGGACGCCGCCTGGGGCGGATTCTGCCTTCCCTTCGCCGAGTACGACTGGGACTTCGCGGACGCGCCCGTTGACACGATGACCATCGACCCGCACAAGATGGGGCGCGCACCGATTCCCGCCGGCGGGTTCCTCGCCCGCGACGCGTCGGTGCTGGACGCGCTCGCGGTGGACACGCCCTACCTCGAAACAACGGGCCAGGCGACCCTGACGGGCACGCGGAGCGGCGCGGGCGTCGCGGGCGCGCACGCCGCCATCAGCGCGCTCTGGCCGCAGGGCTACCGGGAGAACTACGAGCGCGGAATGGAGAACGCGCGCTGGCTGGTGAGCGAACTCCGCTCGCGGGACTACGACGCGATAGACCCGACGCTCCCCCTGGTGGCGTTCGACCTCCCGCCCGGCGAGTTCGACGCGCTCCGCGAACGCGACTGGCGGATCTCCCGAACCGCATCGGGGGAGACCCGCGTCGTCTGCATGCCCCACGTCACCCGGGAGATGCTCACCGACTTCCTCGCCGCGCTCGACGACGTACGCGCCGGAACCACGGTGAGTGCCCGGGAATGCTAG
- a CDS encoding YqaA family protein has product MLALFGLDFGWFQHAVEAATGWGGIFLIVVYSFLIAFVLPLPSEVVLVPVCTGAAVCTGTLQLGFPQPVELAIVIVASGVGKSLGSVIALEVGHGASHSGPVVNTLKRMGYDPMEWSKQRVVALVRKWGYAGLAVGLTVPGFPDTLSIYAFSVIEKDELKFALATFAGSVGRLVVTVIFLKGFTAAV; this is encoded by the coding sequence ATGCTAGCGCTGTTCGGCCTGGACTTCGGATGGTTCCAGCACGCCGTCGAAGCCGCGACCGGCTGGGGCGGCATCTTCCTCATCGTCGTCTACTCCTTCCTCATCGCGTTCGTCCTCCCGCTCCCCTCCGAGGTCGTGCTCGTCCCCGTCTGCACCGGCGCGGCGGTCTGCACGGGCACGCTCCAACTCGGCTTCCCGCAACCGGTCGAACTCGCCATCGTCATCGTCGCGTCCGGCGTCGGCAAATCCCTGGGAAGCGTCATCGCCCTCGAAGTCGGACACGGCGCGAGCCACTCCGGCCCCGTCGTCAACACCCTCAAGCGGATGGGGTACGACCCGATGGAGTGGTCGAAACAGCGCGTCGTCGCGCTCGTCCGAAAGTGGGGGTACGCCGGCCTCGCCGTCGGCCTCACCGTCCCCGGGTTCCCGGACACCCTCTCCATCTACGCGTTCAGCGTCATCGAGAAGGACGAACTCAAGTTCGCGCTCGCCACCTTCGCCGGGAGCGTCGGCCGCCTCGTCGTCACCGTCATCTTCCTCAAGGGCTTCACCGCCGCCGTCTGA